One region of Polynucleobacter paneuropaeus genomic DNA includes:
- a CDS encoding tyrosine-type recombinase/integrase has product MAQAKTFKFEELQQVLNYVEYSKHAQRNRAMFLLTHWAGLRVGEVAALRMCDVLDANLTVKSEIRLSAEQTKGAMARTVFVNEKLRVELQGYADTLKTRDPQWAFFPTQKFPRRGFTANTLTQHMNSIYRQCQIAGATSHSGRRSFITNLASKGIGVRVLMSLAGHRNISTTQAYIDVNDDMKRRAVELI; this is encoded by the coding sequence ATGGCGCAAGCAAAAACATTTAAATTCGAAGAATTACAACAAGTACTCAATTACGTGGAGTATTCAAAGCACGCACAGCGTAATCGCGCAATGTTTCTGCTTACGCATTGGGCTGGACTTAGAGTGGGTGAAGTTGCTGCGCTACGCATGTGCGACGTTTTAGACGCCAATTTGACGGTGAAAAGCGAGATTCGCTTAAGTGCTGAGCAGACTAAAGGTGCGATGGCTCGCACTGTATTTGTGAATGAGAAGCTCAGGGTTGAATTACAGGGTTATGCAGATACTCTAAAAACCAGAGATCCCCAGTGGGCCTTCTTTCCAACCCAGAAGTTTCCACGTAGAGGCTTTACTGCTAATACATTAACTCAGCATATGAATAGCATCTATAGGCAATGCCAAATAGCAGGGGCAACAAGTCACAGTGGACGTAGAAGCTTTATTACCAACCTAGCCAGTAAAGGCATCGGGGTAAGGGTGCTGATGAGTTTAGCGGGTCATCGCAATATCAGCACAACGCAAGCATATATCGATGTCAATGACGATATGAAGCGCAGAGCGGTAGAGCTCATTTAG
- a CDS encoding outer membrane beta-barrel protein, with the protein MRRIWSTPFLLLMAVVCLPVAAKGQDQTRSKFEGFYTDLGLGYRDVNTSSSSSLTLNGAVIPSSVSSGGSSHTLAVLTAGYNFNIAQNYYFGIGANISPSNGLTQQLQIQALNKNTTVSGVTSLYNYGFFISPGLQIEDGLLYLKVGKQTQVNNSNTGPNFSGYLLGLGYKQFVYDSIYLFGEANYSSYDAQTTTRTIVSSGRTINASVTTSAQTTRLLLGLGYQF; encoded by the coding sequence ATGCGTAGAATTTGGTCTACTCCTTTCTTATTATTGATGGCGGTAGTTTGCCTACCAGTTGCCGCTAAGGGGCAAGACCAAACACGCTCTAAATTTGAAGGTTTTTATACTGATTTAGGCCTTGGATATCGCGATGTCAACACATCTTCTAGTTCTTCGTTGACGCTCAATGGGGCAGTGATTCCATCTAGCGTTAGTTCAGGTGGATCCAGTCATACTCTGGCAGTTCTCACTGCAGGTTATAACTTCAATATTGCGCAGAACTACTATTTTGGAATTGGCGCCAATATTTCTCCTTCTAATGGCCTCACACAACAACTCCAAATTCAGGCTTTAAATAAAAATACTACTGTGAGTGGAGTAACGTCCCTATATAACTACGGATTTTTTATTTCCCCTGGCCTTCAAATTGAGGATGGCTTGCTATACCTCAAGGTGGGCAAGCAGACGCAAGTAAATAATTCGAATACAGGCCCTAACTTCAGCGGCTACTTATTGGGCCTTGGTTATAAGCAGTTTGTATATGATTCAATTTATCTGTTTGGCGAGGCCAATTATTCGTCCTATGATGCTCAGACTACGACAAGAACGATTGTCTCTTCAGGTCGCACAATCAATGCATCTGTAACGACATCGGCGCAAACTACTAGGTTGCTTTTGGGTCTGGGGTATCAATTCTGA
- a CDS encoding MMPL family transporter, with translation MKFFNSSKTLSVLFLSATLGLTIWTALNFHVVSTRLDNNVFSLLPKSERNVVAEEFIDRVAKKGERSIVVLLSAGSLEASLEAEKTFKSLIKSLDIKSTQSQDGYAEYVSKLLVHKSGLVTSEDISLLDSQPAAFWVDKSNAIAYSMGSSPIPWRDDPFGLLSNWLYSLGGITKVRPYGDSLVVERAGVSYVALPMEINTSVESLSAQVVLADAINAAISETKLKHQGVEIIKTGVIFFAADTSRLIENDISLIGLISGISALLLVIYIFRSLYAVAIVLLTVAIGFLYALLACFFIFPKIYILTLAFGTSLIGMSVDYCLYWLTASIDDIKNPLERRRYLLPGMFLALITTATGYFLMAITPFPVLSQMAVFSIAGISAAWLTVVLIFPHINKLRFNANSSLTLVNYIQPINHRISVPARKVIIAAMILVSLYGVLSFRSNDNIRLLASFDKELIAQQIKTSEILNLPSPSQFFIVSGSTEEEVLSRAEDLTNNLDKLVSEGMISGYQSITKFIPSMTTQTIASKAYSSQAKENATKQIAKEFGMSAAWVQSQGQVNKPLTVDEIKETHFYEKLSYLWFASDSSTIKSTAVLLTGVNGLEAVSKLSQLAGADISWIDKPQEISDVFSRYRTLFSYVISMGYLLTFVAIYIKYRRSAWRAVLPPILATCMTLAILSLAGETITLMTVIAFALLLGIGTDYGIFLLQYPADKRVLLSISIAALMTLISFGSLALSSVPAIHSFGIALLFGVLLSWLLTLFFAKRVDIDE, from the coding sequence ATGAAATTCTTCAATTCTAGTAAGACCCTATCGGTTCTTTTTCTATCTGCGACCCTTGGGCTCACTATTTGGACGGCCCTTAATTTTCATGTTGTTTCCACTCGCCTTGATAACAATGTGTTTTCCTTGCTTCCGAAATCAGAGCGAAATGTAGTCGCTGAAGAGTTTATTGACCGTGTAGCCAAAAAGGGCGAAAGATCAATAGTTGTATTGTTGAGTGCAGGCAGTCTTGAGGCATCTTTAGAGGCAGAGAAAACATTTAAGTCTTTAATCAAGAGTCTAGATATCAAGAGCACGCAGTCGCAAGATGGTTATGCAGAATATGTATCTAAGCTTCTAGTTCATAAGTCTGGGTTGGTTACCTCGGAAGATATTTCGCTATTAGATAGTCAGCCAGCAGCTTTTTGGGTTGATAAATCAAATGCGATAGCCTATTCCATGGGTAGCTCACCTATTCCCTGGAGGGATGATCCTTTCGGGCTCTTGAGTAATTGGCTATATAGCCTTGGTGGCATCACTAAGGTGCGACCTTATGGTGATAGCTTGGTTGTTGAGAGGGCGGGAGTTTCGTACGTCGCATTGCCTATGGAGATTAATACCTCTGTGGAATCATTGTCTGCTCAGGTCGTTCTTGCCGATGCGATTAATGCGGCTATTAGTGAAACTAAGCTTAAGCATCAAGGTGTAGAAATTATTAAGACGGGGGTTATTTTCTTTGCCGCTGATACTTCAAGGTTAATCGAAAACGATATTTCTTTAATTGGATTAATTTCCGGCATCTCTGCATTGCTTCTCGTGATTTATATCTTTAGAAGTCTTTATGCGGTTGCTATTGTGCTGCTGACAGTAGCAATTGGATTTCTGTATGCTTTACTGGCATGTTTTTTTATCTTCCCAAAAATCTATATCTTGACTCTTGCATTCGGCACGAGTTTGATAGGCATGTCAGTTGACTACTGCTTGTATTGGCTGACCGCTTCGATCGACGATATTAAAAATCCACTTGAGAGAAGGCGATATCTGCTGCCTGGAATGTTCCTAGCTTTGATTACAACGGCAACGGGCTACTTTTTGATGGCAATTACACCATTTCCAGTGTTATCCCAGATGGCAGTTTTTTCCATAGCTGGCATATCAGCTGCTTGGTTGACTGTAGTTCTGATTTTTCCGCATATTAATAAATTACGTTTTAATGCAAATAGTTCCTTGACGTTGGTTAATTACATTCAACCTATAAATCATCGCATTTCGGTTCCGGCTCGAAAAGTCATTATTGCTGCAATGATTCTGGTATCCCTTTATGGAGTTCTTTCTTTTCGCTCCAATGACAATATTAGGTTATTAGCAAGTTTTGACAAAGAATTGATAGCTCAGCAAATAAAAACTTCAGAGATTCTCAATTTGCCAAGCCCATCTCAATTCTTTATTGTTAGCGGCTCTACCGAGGAGGAGGTTCTCTCTAGGGCTGAAGACCTCACTAACAACCTAGATAAATTAGTTTCTGAAGGGATGATTAGTGGTTATCAGTCAATAACTAAGTTTATCCCATCAATGACCACGCAAACAATAGCAAGCAAGGCATATTCATCCCAAGCCAAAGAAAATGCTACAAAGCAGATTGCTAAAGAATTTGGTATGAGTGCAGCCTGGGTACAAAGTCAAGGTCAAGTAAATAAGCCGCTAACAGTTGATGAGATAAAAGAAACCCACTTTTATGAAAAGTTGTCGTATCTTTGGTTCGCATCGGATTCTTCGACAATTAAATCAACTGCTGTTTTACTGACTGGGGTTAATGGTTTGGAGGCGGTTAGTAAGCTTTCTCAATTGGCGGGTGCAGATATTTCTTGGATTGATAAACCGCAAGAGATTTCAGATGTATTTTCAAGGTACAGAACTCTTTTTTCCTATGTGATTTCAATGGGCTATCTACTCACATTTGTGGCAATTTATATAAAGTACAGAAGGAGCGCCTGGAGAGCTGTGCTACCGCCGATTCTTGCAACTTGCATGACTTTAGCCATCCTGAGTCTAGCTGGCGAAACCATTACATTAATGACGGTTATTGCATTTGCTTTGCTTCTTGGTATTGGTACTGATTATGGAATTTTCTTACTCCAGTATCCTGCCGATAAGAGGGTGCTGCTATCTATATCAATAGCAGCCTTGATGACATTAATTTCCTTTGGCAGCCTTGCTTTGAGTTCAGTGCCAGCAATACATAGTTTTGGAATTGCACTACTTTTTGGTGTTCTGCTCTCTTGGTTACTAACTCTGTTTTTTGCTAAAAGAGTTGATATAGATGAGTAA
- the fabG gene encoding 3-oxoacyl-ACP reductase FabG, translating into MKLNKTVLITGASKGIGKAIACKLAAEGYDLALHCRSSIGELKLLADSLQKEFNTDSHLLQFDVSDRVASKDSLEDYLAKAGAPYGIVCNAGITADNSFPAMLGEEWDSVINTNLGSFYNVLHPLVMPMVTARKPGRIITMSSVSGVMGNRGQVNYSASKAGIIGATKALAIELAKRNITVNCLAPGLIETDMVSQEIIDVVLQGVPAQRMGKPEEVAATVSFLMSEGAAYITRQVISVNGGMI; encoded by the coding sequence ATGAAACTTAATAAAACTGTTCTTATTACTGGCGCTAGCAAAGGCATTGGCAAGGCTATTGCCTGCAAGCTAGCAGCTGAAGGCTACGATCTAGCGCTTCACTGCAGGTCTAGCATTGGCGAATTGAAATTGTTAGCGGATTCGCTTCAAAAAGAATTCAATACTGATTCACATCTTTTGCAGTTTGATGTTTCAGATAGGGTCGCATCTAAGGATTCCCTGGAGGATTATCTGGCTAAAGCTGGAGCACCTTATGGCATTGTTTGTAACGCAGGCATTACTGCCGATAATTCATTCCCTGCGATGCTTGGTGAAGAGTGGGATAGTGTTATTAATACAAATTTAGGTTCTTTTTATAACGTTCTTCATCCTTTGGTTATGCCCATGGTGACAGCCAGGAAGCCAGGCAGAATCATTACCATGTCATCCGTTTCGGGCGTAATGGGTAATAGAGGGCAAGTGAATTACAGCGCTTCCAAGGCTGGAATTATTGGTGCAACCAAGGCTTTGGCTATTGAGCTGGCTAAACGGAATATTACCGTTAACTGCCTGGCGCCAGGTCTAATAGAGACCGATATGGTTTCTCAGGAAATTATTGATGTAGTTTTACAAGGAGTGCCAGCTCAAAGAATGGGCAAGCCGGAAGAGGTTGCTGCAACGGTTAGTTTTTTGATGAGTGAAGGCGCTGCATATATTACAAGACAGGTAATTTCTGTTAACGGTGGAATGATCTAG
- a CDS encoding ApeP family dehydratase, protein MNSELIGLLPHASSMLLVDRLISRNDCSVVIEATIKNDYPFSDGGTGSWIGLELMAQSAAVISRLRDSEKSAKPSLGFLLGSRSFVAHVPEFTPGQKVTIEVQIDPESLTQPTISASGIIKDDSGRPLCEGTLTLFEPNDDALYLSK, encoded by the coding sequence GTGAATTCTGAACTGATTGGGTTGCTACCTCACGCCTCATCAATGCTTCTGGTTGATAGACTAATTTCCAGAAATGATTGCTCTGTTGTTATTGAAGCAACGATTAAAAATGATTATCCTTTTTCTGATGGCGGAACTGGCTCTTGGATTGGGCTTGAATTGATGGCTCAATCAGCAGCAGTGATATCTAGACTTAGGGATTCTGAGAAGTCAGCAAAGCCTTCTCTAGGGTTTTTGTTGGGTAGTAGAAGTTTTGTTGCACATGTCCCAGAATTTACTCCTGGACAAAAGGTCACGATAGAGGTTCAAATTGATCCCGAGTCTCTGACGCAGCCTACCATTTCTGCTTCAGGCATCATAAAGGACGATTCTGGGCGCCCACTCTGCGAAGGGACTCTGACGCTATTCGAGCCTAATGATGATGCTTTATATTTGTCTAAATGA
- a CDS encoding beta-ketoacyl-ACP synthase — MTIYINNYSIVSPLGYGVSETRKNLFSGVSPGMIKTEQYSPGRSLSLGLVRDQLPDLSLTPIKHRSRNNQLLLAVFQGLEDNFYSLSSHVDKSRIAIVIGSSTSGISGEEEAFPYLMANNKFPKSFDLSQRLFCSPANFLADRLGITGIVHGISTACTSSSKAIISGARLLKSGMVDLVIVGGVDTLCKFTVAGFTAIESVSADRCNPLSLNRSGINIGEGGALFLMSRQPGNISLSGWGESSDGYHISAPDPSGLGAALAVNDALKMSARRVDQVEYINLHGTATRHNDAMESQLINKLGFECPVSSTKPLTGHTLGAAGAIETAISCLALEGDGRLPPHLWDQAQDPELPKLNIAAQLESAPKVVMTNNFAFGGNNTSLILESV, encoded by the coding sequence GTGACTATTTATATCAATAATTATTCGATTGTTAGCCCGCTGGGTTATGGGGTTTCTGAAACTCGAAAAAACCTTTTTTCTGGCGTTAGTCCAGGGATGATCAAAACAGAACAATATAGTCCCGGAAGATCGCTTTCCTTGGGATTGGTTCGTGATCAGTTGCCTGATCTAAGTTTGACACCTATAAAGCATCGCTCAAGGAATAACCAATTACTCTTGGCAGTCTTTCAGGGTCTTGAAGATAACTTTTATTCTCTCTCTAGCCATGTTGATAAAAGTCGTATAGCTATTGTTATTGGCTCTAGCACCTCAGGGATATCTGGGGAAGAAGAGGCTTTCCCATATTTGATGGCAAACAATAAATTTCCAAAGTCTTTTGATTTATCGCAGCGACTATTTTGTTCGCCTGCTAATTTTCTTGCTGATAGATTGGGTATTACTGGGATTGTGCATGGAATATCAACGGCATGTACATCAAGCTCTAAAGCAATTATCAGCGGCGCAAGACTATTAAAGTCAGGCATGGTGGATTTGGTGATAGTCGGCGGCGTAGATACGCTATGCAAGTTTACTGTTGCTGGATTTACTGCAATTGAGTCTGTATCTGCTGATCGCTGTAACCCCTTGTCGCTCAATAGGTCTGGAATAAATATTGGGGAGGGTGGTGCATTGTTTTTAATGAGTCGTCAGCCCGGAAATATCTCCCTCTCTGGATGGGGGGAGAGTTCTGATGGTTATCACATCTCGGCACCAGATCCAAGTGGGTTGGGGGCGGCATTGGCAGTGAATGATGCTCTAAAGATGTCTGCCAGAAGAGTTGATCAGGTTGAGTATATAAACTTACATGGTACGGCTACACGACACAACGATGCAATGGAATCTCAACTTATTAACAAATTGGGATTTGAATGCCCGGTTAGCTCCACAAAACCGCTCACGGGGCACACTCTCGGAGCTGCTGGTGCAATTGAGACTGCGATTTCTTGTCTTGCCCTTGAGGGCGATGGGCGGCTGCCTCCTCATTTGTGGGATCAGGCGCAAGATCCTGAGTTGCCAAAATTAAATATTGCTGCTCAGTTGGAAAGCGCCCCTAAAGTGGTTATGACTAATAATTTTGCATTTGGTGGAAATAATACTTCTCTAATATTGGAGAGCGTGTGA
- the galE gene encoding UDP-glucose 4-epimerase GalE, with the protein MILLTGATGYIGSHTWIELLEGSFQVVGVDNLSNSSLDRLGEVSTISKGGPIFIEGDIRDKGLLTNIFSKYPITHVIHLAGLKDVRESMVNEKQYFDVNVEGLRNLLEVMRAHNCFKIIFSSSAAVYGQSATSPISEKSIPVPTNYYGETKLDGERLLAEEFNKIPAINSVSLRYFNVAGSHPSGLLFDSVLTTSHSLFSEIAKVLIGEKSSLCIYGDDWDTKDGTCIRDYLHVVDLVKGHLAAMKLLDSSDGLFTINLGLGHGQSVRDVISSYEHVVGKKIPQCIASKRMGDVGVSFADIDSAIQLIEWRPTHSLSDMCLDSYRVLMTSVELTKSTKAIKRS; encoded by the coding sequence ATGATTCTTCTAACTGGCGCCACTGGATACATTGGCTCGCATACCTGGATTGAGCTTTTAGAAGGCTCTTTTCAAGTTGTTGGGGTTGATAATCTCTCAAATTCAAGTCTTGATAGACTTGGTGAAGTATCAACGATTTCCAAGGGAGGCCCGATCTTTATCGAAGGAGATATTAGAGATAAGGGGTTGTTAACTAATATTTTCTCCAAATACCCCATAACCCATGTGATCCATCTTGCGGGACTTAAAGATGTTAGGGAATCCATGGTGAATGAGAAGCAGTATTTTGATGTAAATGTTGAAGGTCTCCGAAACTTACTCGAAGTTATGAGAGCCCATAATTGCTTCAAAATTATATTCAGCTCTTCTGCGGCTGTATATGGTCAGAGCGCCACATCCCCAATATCTGAAAAATCTATACCTGTTCCAACAAACTACTATGGAGAAACGAAGCTAGATGGGGAGAGATTGCTTGCTGAGGAATTTAATAAGATACCTGCAATAAATTCTGTAAGCTTGAGATATTTCAATGTTGCTGGAAGTCATCCATCTGGTTTGCTTTTTGATAGCGTGCTGACAACATCACATTCCTTGTTTTCTGAGATTGCAAAAGTTCTGATTGGTGAAAAGAGCTCATTATGTATATATGGAGATGATTGGGATACCAAGGATGGCACATGCATTAGAGATTATTTACATGTAGTTGATTTGGTGAAAGGACATTTGGCTGCCATGAAGCTTTTGGATAGTAGCGATGGGCTGTTTACAATAAATCTTGGATTAGGACATGGCCAAAGTGTCCGAGATGTAATTTCAAGTTATGAGCATGTTGTTGGAAAAAAAATACCTCAATGTATTGCCTCTAAAAGAATGGGTGATGTCGGGGTTAGTTTTGCTGATATTGATAGCGCTATTCAGCTCATTGAGTGGAGACCAACACATTCATTATCTGATATGTGTTTAGATAGTTATAGGGTATTAATGACGAGCGTTGAACTCACTAAAAGCACAAAAGCAATCAAGAGGAGTTAA
- a CDS encoding sensor histidine kinase gives MSQYLSFYYASLALILLSMLISGIQLSKGVERNQSFYFMSIASFIGFIGAGLVVVAYIFFGNNLDPYRFFEELPPSLFKKLLFLGYFTFGLAMLCQPLYFMALRKRVSKRIILASVGCVILFFLTFLVVGQGGNYLDRSLGAHIFILCLLGWIVIEATASSKIFPTIWLNLIRSGSVIFITIFLMWMAFIFAVNRQGVFLGFTIAEISQFDVSARFLRGALFVFLQLLILMHWMENFSHNAMKVKARDAQIQNLLQEKDILIENLSNKNALVETGALSAGLAHEFNQFLARIELNSDEVIDKINRPDVNLEDLKSSMNNILKANHSAANLIISLKKLFQSGKDAAASINLDKLVEDVASLYADRARKSKILIELDLRASEPIIVWDSLMRQVVANLISNAIEALDSLDKERKMIHIESRYDEKGRYQLCVTDNGLGIRLEQADKLFSLFASSKSSGTGIGLWLSHYIAERHQGSLTFENLPNHGGVTFSLDIPPGEKSVRG, from the coding sequence ATGTCTCAGTACCTATCTTTCTATTACGCCTCACTAGCATTGATTCTGCTGTCAATGTTGATTTCAGGAATTCAGCTATCCAAAGGGGTTGAGCGAAACCAGAGTTTTTATTTCATGTCTATTGCCAGTTTTATTGGTTTTATAGGCGCAGGTTTAGTTGTCGTAGCCTATATATTCTTTGGCAATAATTTAGATCCGTATCGCTTTTTCGAAGAACTCCCACCCTCGCTTTTTAAGAAATTATTATTTTTAGGCTACTTTACCTTTGGCCTAGCAATGCTGTGTCAGCCCCTTTACTTTATGGCACTTCGAAAAAGAGTGTCAAAGAGGATTATCCTGGCTAGCGTAGGATGTGTAATCCTATTTTTCCTTACTTTTTTAGTTGTTGGACAAGGTGGAAACTATTTGGACCGCTCACTTGGTGCTCATATATTCATTCTTTGTCTTTTGGGCTGGATAGTGATAGAAGCTACCGCTAGTAGCAAAATATTTCCAACGATATGGCTCAATCTGATCCGCTCTGGAAGTGTCATATTCATTACTATTTTTCTTATGTGGATGGCATTTATCTTTGCGGTTAATCGCCAAGGTGTATTTTTGGGATTTACGATTGCTGAGATTTCACAGTTTGATGTTTCTGCTCGCTTTTTAAGAGGCGCTCTGTTTGTGTTTCTCCAGTTATTAATCCTAATGCACTGGATGGAGAATTTTTCCCATAACGCAATGAAGGTGAAGGCTAGGGATGCGCAGATTCAAAATCTACTTCAAGAAAAAGATATCTTGATTGAAAATTTATCTAATAAAAACGCTTTAGTAGAGACGGGCGCCTTATCGGCAGGCTTAGCCCATGAGTTCAATCAATTTTTGGCTAGAATCGAGCTCAATAGTGATGAGGTGATTGATAAAATAAATCGCCCCGATGTCAATCTAGAGGACCTGAAGTCTTCCATGAATAACATTCTCAAGGCTAATCATTCTGCAGCTAATCTTATTATTAGCCTAAAAAAACTATTTCAGTCTGGCAAGGATGCTGCTGCATCTATTAATTTAGATAAGCTCGTTGAGGACGTAGCATCTCTTTATGCCGACCGAGCTAGAAAATCGAAGATTCTGATCGAGTTAGATCTGCGCGCCTCAGAGCCTATCATCGTGTGGGACTCCTTGATGCGCCAAGTGGTGGCTAACCTAATCTCGAATGCAATTGAAGCGCTCGATTCGTTAGATAAAGAGAGAAAAATGATTCATATTGAAAGTAGATATGACGAGAAAGGGCGGTATCAACTTTGCGTTACCGATAATGGCTTGGGAATCAGGCTAGAACAGGCAGATAAATTGTTTAGCTTATTTGCAAGCTCTAAATCTTCTGGAACGGGGATTGGGCTTTGGTTGTCTCACTATATTGCCGAGCGCCATCAAGGCTCTTTGACATTTGAGAATCTGCCAAATCATGGCGGTGTCACTTTTTCCCTGGATATTCCTCCTGGTGAAAAGTCAGTTAGGGGGTAA
- a CDS encoding putative quorum-sensing-regulated virulence factor produces MSKTIIFDTEATGIKEPVLIEAAWVELESIEPFTVTNPFVQRYNPGKPITLGALATHHIMDEELVDCPPAASFTLPGHVDYIIGHNVDFDWEVIGKPEIKRICTLALARKLWPDLDSHNQSALMYYLERDTAREQLRNAHSAIADVGICAVILDHICQELGIQTVEDLYAESEKARTPTTMPFGKHKGMLLSDVPSDYKQWLLTQGDIDPYLRKALGG; encoded by the coding sequence ATGTCCAAAACCATTATTTTCGATACCGAAGCTACAGGTATTAAAGAACCCGTATTAATAGAAGCTGCTTGGGTTGAGCTTGAATCCATTGAGCCCTTTACTGTTACCAACCCATTTGTACAGCGTTATAACCCTGGTAAACCCATTACCCTTGGTGCACTAGCTACTCATCACATCATGGATGAAGAATTGGTAGATTGCCCACCCGCAGCTAGCTTTACATTGCCCGGTCATGTGGACTACATCATTGGGCATAACGTGGACTTTGACTGGGAAGTTATCGGCAAACCTGAAATCAAACGTATTTGTACGCTAGCCCTAGCTCGCAAGCTTTGGCCTGACTTAGATAGTCATAATCAAAGTGCGCTTATGTATTACTTAGAACGCGATACAGCACGTGAGCAATTGCGTAATGCTCATTCAGCTATTGCAGATGTGGGTATTTGCGCTGTGATTCTTGATCACATTTGCCAAGAGCTAGGTATTCAAACTGTAGAAGATTTATATGCTGAGTCTGAAAAGGCTAGAACCCCAACAACCATGCCGTTTGGTAAACATAAGGGTATGTTGTTATCAGATGTACCTAGCGACTACAAGCAGTGGCTACTGACTCAAGGGGATATTGATCCTTATTTGCGGAAGGCTTTAGGGGGCTAA
- a CDS encoding DUF3261 domain-containing protein, translating into MSNSLIIRLLGMLIITLALSSCSTVFLNDSDGTSLNALGEPRVLEMQMHLTRGSDSSTMDLVVEVRKQGLTVIGSSFGIRIFTLSYNGNLIAEGTGTGLPFYVPNKLIVDDVILALSSRSALEGKLPKNCKLVRVGEVGKIYCDERLLVNVEHQKTADKNELVLVERFQPEYKVNFVISEVK; encoded by the coding sequence ATGAGTAATAGTTTAATCATTCGTTTGCTGGGAATGCTAATCATTACTCTCGCATTGAGCTCATGCTCCACTGTATTTCTAAATGACTCTGATGGTACAAGTCTCAATGCATTAGGTGAGCCACGTGTGCTTGAGATGCAAATGCATTTAACAAGGGGGTCTGATTCCTCCACAATGGATCTTGTAGTTGAGGTGCGTAAACAGGGCTTGACAGTCATTGGATCCTCATTTGGTATTCGGATCTTTACTCTTTCATATAACGGTAACCTAATAGCAGAAGGTACTGGGACTGGGTTGCCATTCTATGTGCCCAATAAACTGATTGTGGATGACGTTATCTTAGCCCTATCATCAAGGTCTGCTTTGGAGGGTAAATTGCCTAAAAACTGCAAACTAGTAAGAGTTGGTGAGGTTGGGAAGATATACTGTGACGAGAGGCTATTGGTGAATGTTGAGCACCAAAAGACTGCTGATAAAAACGAACTTGTTTTGGTGGAGAGATTTCAGCCGGAATACAAAGTTAATTTCGTTATAAGTGAAGTTAAGTGA
- a CDS encoding DUF6641 family protein: protein MTALSSLQLVNSKKSLKASPIVHRRNKLVAKIHEQLELCEAKMNGQLYAPKKLRTYINKQTGERMTVEGVKRIKEWHWTTPDGLIHLSVKYGSKVLPLAADGSNAIVCANKDALVQALKTLKVAVLDGELDLAIAKVSSYTKNNFHK, encoded by the coding sequence ATGACAGCGCTTAGTAGCTTACAGCTAGTTAATAGTAAGAAGTCTTTAAAAGCTAGCCCCATAGTTCATAGACGTAATAAGTTAGTGGCCAAAATTCATGAACAACTAGAGCTTTGTGAAGCAAAAATGAATGGGCAACTTTATGCACCCAAAAAACTACGCACCTATATTAATAAACAAACTGGTGAGCGCATGACTGTGGAAGGCGTAAAACGCATTAAAGAATGGCACTGGACTACGCCTGATGGACTTATTCATTTATCTGTCAAATACGGCTCCAAAGTATTACCCTTAGCGGCTGATGGCAGTAACGCCATTGTTTGCGCTAATAAGGATGCTCTAGTACAAGCACTAAAGACATTGAAAGTGGCAGTTCTTGATGGAGAGTTAGATCTTGCTATTGCAAAGGTTAGTAGCTATACCAAAAATAACTTTCATAAGTAA